AAAAAGGAATGTAATTCACCATATTTTTAAAAGAAAAAAAATCATCTATTCTAAAAGCTTTAATTAATTTCAATCTCTTTTTAAATAATTTTTCACAATAAAAAGGACTTTCTGTTCCATGCAATTGAATAAAATCCAATTTATTTTTTTTACTCATTTCCAATACATTCTTTTCTGATTCATTTACGAAGACTCCAATTTTTAATATTTCTTTTTTTAGTTTTGGAATAAAAAAATCAAAACCTACAAATCGAGGAGAATTAGGATAAAATATAAATCCCATAAAATCAGGTAGTAAATCTGAAATTTTTTGTATATGAAATTTCATACCACATATTTTTATTTTTAATGATTTGTGTTTCATCATGAAATGATTTCAAATAAAGATTTTATAAAATTTCGACAAATTTTTCCAGGATCTTTTCTTTTCATAAAATATTCTCCAATTAAAAAACCTTCAAACCCTTGTTTTCTTAATTCAAGAATAATATTTCTATTATTTATCCCGCTTTCTGCTATTTTTATATAATTATCAGGAATTTTTGAAGATAATTTCAAACAATTATCATAATCTACAATAAAAGTTTTTAAATCTCGATTATTAATTCCCACAATATCTAATTCATCTGTTATTTTATCAATTTCAAATTCATTATGAATTTCAATAATTACTTCTAAATCAATACTTTTTGCAATTTTAGAAAAGTTTTTTATTTGACTTCTAGAAAGAATCCCAGCAATTAATAAAATCACATCCGCTCCTATAGATTTAGATTCTATAATCTGATATTCATCTATAATAAAATCTTTTCTGAGTATAGGAATGGAAACGATAGAACGTGATTTTTTTAAATCTTCATTTTTTCCAGAAAAAAAATTTTTGTCTGTAAGAATAGATATTCCACTAACTCCTGATAATTCATAATCTTTGACTACTTTTTCTATTGAAACTATATTGTTTATAACTCCTTTAGATGGAGATTTGGATTTAAATTCTGCAATAATACCAGTTTTGCTTTTCTTTAGACTTTTAACTAAAGAAAAATTTTTTCTTTTGAAGAAAAAACTATTTTCCAATTCTTTTATAGGGCGGAGGATTCTATTATTAAAGACTTCTTTTTGTTTAACAGATACTATTTTTTCAAGAATATTCATAAGCTCAATAATTTTTTGAGAATATTCTTTGCTTTTCCACTTTTTAAAGATCTTTTTGCCTTATCATAATTATTCTCAAGACTGTCTTGATTGATCAGACCCAATGCAAATGTAGCATTTATCAAAACAACTTCATTTTGAGCTAAAGTTCCTTCTCCTGATAAAATACTAATGAATATACGAATATTTTCCTCTGTATTTTTTCCTCCTTTTAATTCATCAGGATTCACTTTAATCTTATTTTTTTTCCCTATTCCCAATTCTTCTATAGAATAGAATTTTTCCCCTTTTGGGGTATAACATTTCATCCCACTAGTAAGTGTTATTTCATCATAACCGTCTAAACTATGAATAATAGCATAATTATTTTTTGTATTTTGATACATATAATAATATATTCTGGCTAATTCTAAATTAGAAACTCCTAATAATTGACTTTTTGGTTCTCCTGGATTGATAATTGGACCAAGTGTATTGAAAATAGTCCTAATTCCTAATTCTTTTCTTGTTTCAGATATAATATTTAAAGCTGGATGGAATATAGGTGCATGCAAATAACAAAAACCAACTTTATCCAACTGATTTTTTAAATTGTCTTCTTTATTCGTGAAATGATATCCTAACTCTTTTAAAATACTTGAAGAACCAGTTATAGAGGAAGAACTAAAACTTCCATGTTTAATCACTTTTTCTCCTGCTCCTGCTACTATAAAACATGCTAAAGTAGAGATATTAAAAGTGTTTTTTTTGTCTCCACCTGTTCCTACTATATCAACAGCATTAAATTCAGTGAGATTTACTTTTATGCATAATTCCATTAATGCTTGTCTAAATCCTACTATTTCTTCTAATGTAGGCGTTCTCATGTTATATATAGTAGTTATAGCCACAGCTTGGGTTTTATTAATTTTTCCTTTTGATAACTCCAGAATAAGATTCTTAGACTCTTGTTTTGTTAAAGTTTTTTCTAAAAAAAGATTTTCTAATATTTCTTTCATTTTTACTTCATTTTTAACCAATTACTTATTATTTTTTCTCCATATGGAGTTAAAATAGATTCTGGATGAAATTGGACTCCACGTATATCATAAAATTTATGACGCAAAGCCATAATTTCTCCTTTATCTCCAATAGCTGTAATCTTAAGTTCTTCAGGAAAATTATGTGGAGATATAATCCAAGAATGATAACGACCAACTTTAATCTCTCTAGGTAATTTTTGAAAAAGAATTTCTTTTGGATCTACAATTTTTATAGAACTAGCTATTCCATGATAAACTTCTTTTGTATTAAGAAGCTTAGCGCCAAAAACCTCTCCTATAGCTTGTTGTCCTAAACAAACTCCCAAAATACTTTTGGTAGAAGCAAAAGTTTTTACTAAAGGTTTTAAAATATGTGCTTCATCAGGAATTCCTGGTCCTGGAGAAAGAATAATTTTGTTATATTTTTCTATATCAGAAAGTTTAATCTCATTATTTCTATATACTTGGACAGGATTTTTTGTTAATTTTTTTACAGCATGAACAAGATTATAAGTAAAAGAATCATAATTATCTAAAATCAGTATTTTATTCATAATACTTCATATATTTTTAGCTAATTCTATAGCTTTAAATAAGGCCATTAGCTTATTATTTACTTCTTCTAACTCTTTTTCTTCTTTAGAATCAGAAACGATTCCTGCTCCAGCTTGAAAAAAAAGAGTATTATTTTTGCTGACAAAAGAACGAATTACTATAGCTGTATTCATACAAGAATTATTCAATCCAAAAAAACCAATAGCTCCTCCATATATTCCTCTATGTTGATTTTCCATTTTATCTATCAATTCCATTGCTTTATACTTAGGAGCCCCTGATAAAGTTCCTGCAGGAAAAGTGTCTCCAAATACTTTTATAATAGATATATTTTCTTCCAGTTTTCCAGATACTTTAGATACCATATGTAGGACATGAGAAAAAACTTGAATTTCTTTAAACCCTTCTACTTTTACATTGGAAGAATTTTTACTCAAATCATTTCTTGCTAAATCTACTAACATGACATGTTCTGCATTTTCTTTTGGATTATTAGATAGATTTTCAGACAATTTTTTATCCTTTTCTTTGTTTCCTGATCTTCGTATAGTTCCTGCTATTGGATTAATATAAGCTATTTGATTATTAATGATTAATTGTGATTCTGGAGAAGAACCAAACAATTTATAACTTCCATAATCAAAATAAAAAAGATATGGAGAAGGATTTATAAATCGCAAAGCACGATATACATTAAACTCATCTCCTGTAAATTTCTGTTGAAACTGACGAGATAATACTATTTGAAAAACATCTCCCCGTAAACAAGCTTTTATTCCTTGGGATACCATTTTTTTGTATTCTATATCAGTAACATTTGAAGAACGATTTCCTACAGATTTAAATGGAAAATCAGGAAAATTTTTCTTTTTTATTAATTCTACTAATTGATTTATATAAGTTTTTTTATCATTATTAATGAATTGATGTTCAATTAAGTAGATTTCATTGTGAAAATGTCGGAATACAATTAGGTTTCTATAAAAACTAAATCGTATCTGAGGAAGATGATATATTTCTTTAATTGGAGCATGAAACCGAATATTTTCAAAATATTGAATACTATCATAAGATATGTATCCATATAAACCGGAATAAGAAAAAGAAGTATTTTCACTTTCAAATCTTTTAAAAAATTCCTCAATTAAAATTTGTATGTCCAATCGATCATTTATAAAAATGTGTTTATGAACATCATTTGGATATGATATTCGCAATACATTTTTATCTAGAATAAATTCTGAAACTGGATTAATACAAAGAATAGAAGAATTGTTTTTGGTAATTTGATAATCAGAAGATTCTAATAATAATGTATTTGGAAAACTATCTCTTAGTTTTAAATATAATTCTATTGGTGTAGTACTATCAGCTAAAATTTTTTTCTGAATAGTTCTAAAATTAAATTTAAACATAGTTTATGGTATTTTTATATGATGAAAAAAGGCCGTCATAAAGACAAGCCTTCTTGTAAGTAAATATTGTTGGGAGATGATCTTACCTCAATTAATTTAAGAATACCATTTACTTTAGAAATGACATTAACCTCATGCAAATATAAATAAATTTTTATATCTTATGAAAATATTCATTTTTGTTTGTTTTCTTTTTATATTTTCTTATTCTATAGAAGGGATAGAAAGAAAAATTTGGAATCAAAACGAAGATTCTGTTAATACGGAAAAAGAAAAAAATTATGTAGATGTTTATCTTCCTACTTCTCAGGATTACAGATTTTGGACAGAGGAAAATAATTTTAAAAAAACTTTATTAAACATAGAATCTTTTTCTATTGAAAAATATTATTCTCATAATTTTTTTAAACATGATGATTTCGGTTTTTTTTATAATCGAGGAAAAGAAAAAAATTTATTAATTCCCAACAGAAATTTTACACAAAAAAACCTCTATCATTCTCAAAAAATTCTTCTTTTTAAGGATCCTTTTTTTTCTCGTGAAAAGGTTCAATATTTTGATGTTAAAACTCCTCTTTCAGAAATTTTTTATGAAAGTAATTTATTTCAAGAAAGAGGATTGGGCGGTTTTTTTTCTCAGAGTCCAAATGAAAAAATGAATTATTCTATGGAATATAGGGCACTTAATTTTAAGGATAAACTTGATTTTGAAAGAAATCAAAATTTCTTACTAACTACTTTTAGTTTTCAGGATCAATATGATTATTATTATAAATTATGGGGACATTATATTTTCCAAAATTTTTTTCTCAAAGAAAGAGAAGAAGTCTTCAAATGGAATAATATTAAAAATTATAAAAATGTTTTTTTAGATCAAAAAAAATTTGTTCATAACAGATTTTACATAAGTTTTATTCAAAAGATTTTTCCTAATAAATTGTTTTTTTTTAAGACATATATGGAATATGAAAAATATTCTAAAAGTCATTATTTTTCTGAACAAAAAAATAAAATTAATCATTTTTATTTGAAAAACAGTTTTTTCTTAATGTTTAAGAAAAATAAATTTGAAATAGAAGTAGGATCAATTTTTGATAAAATATATTATCAATTGTTTTTAATTAATGATTATAACAATAAAATGATTCCTAAAAATAAGTATATAAACAATCTTTCTATAGAAACTAAAATAAATTATCCTATTAATAATTTTTTAAAATTTTATTCTCACACTAAATGGATAATGGAATATAATAATTTGAAAAAAACATATTTTCAAATGGACATGAAATTTAATACACTTTTGTTTTCAAAATTTGATTTTTCTAGCAAAATACATATATCTGATAATAAAGGAGTTTCTTCTGATTTTATTCATCTTTATATTCTAAAAAAAAATGAAGATTGTTATAACAATCAACGAAGTAATATGTTGGTTTTTGATAAAGAAAAAACAATGGATTTTTCTTTATTTTATAAAGATAATTTTCATGTTTCTTTTTATATTTCTAAATTGGATCATTCTTTTTTAGACGAAAAAAAAGAAATGGAAAAATTTTTATATCGTAAGGATATTCAATCATACGGATTAAAAATAAAAACAACACAAAATATATGGAAATTTCAATTTAATAATCTTTTTTTGTATCAAAAATATAACTCTGATCCATTAATTTTTTCTATACCCAATTTTTTATCAAGAAGCACAATTTCTTATCAAGATAATTATTTTAATAAGGCATTATCAATAAAAACGGGGGTTTCTGTTCATTATTTCAGCAATTTTTATTATCAAAAAATTTATTATCCTTTTGATGTTTCTCTTTTCCCTTCGGAAAAAGAATGTTATCCATATAAAATTGGAGGAAATCCTTTTATGAATTATTTTTTAAACTTGAAAATATATAGAACTATATTTTATCTTAGTATTCAAAATATAGGAGTTCATTCCATTTATAGTCCTCTTAACAAAAAAGAATTATTTATCAGAACTGGATTTTCATGGACTCTTTTTACTTGATTCCAAAAATTTTTATAAAAAAACGTAATTTTACTCATTGAATGAAAAAATTTTTTTATTTTATATTGCTTTTTTTGATGCCTTTATTTTCGTCTTTCTCAAAAGATTCGTCTTTCTCAAAAGAAAGAAAAGAAATAGAAAGAGTCATTGAATACATTAAAAAATATGCTGTTTTTGCTGTTGAAGAAATGGAAAAATTTGGAATACCAGCTAGTATTAAATTAGGACAAGGAATTTTGGAATCTTCTAGTGGAAATAGCCATTTATCCAAAGCTACGAATAATCATTTTGGAATTAAATGTGGTAAAAATTGGATGGGAGATATTTATTACCATAATGATGATCTTCCAAAAGAATGTTTTCGTAAATATAATTCTGTACGAGAATCTTTTCAAGATCACTCTAAATTTTTGCAACATCCACGTTATTCTAAATTATTTCTTTTAAAAAAAAATGATTATCAATCTTGGGCAACAGAACTGAAACAGGCTGGTTATGCAACATCGTTAAATTATGCCGATTTGTTAATTAATCAGATAGAAAAGTATCTTCTATGGAAGTTTGATGAAGAAAATTCTTGTGGAATAGAAAAAAGAATAAACTTATACTTGACATCTATTATGCAAAATAATCAAAAAAACGATTCTTTTTTCAAGAAAAAAATACATTTTCTTTATAAAATTTTTCTTTTTATTAAGAAAAAATTAAACTGTACAAAAACAAGTTTAAATAATTAAACATTATATATATATATGAACCCTAATAATTTGAGGTACAGTAAAAATCATGAATGGATAGGATTAGATTCCCAAAAAAATAGAAAAGCTTATATAGGAATTACTCATTTTGCTCAAAATGAGTTGGGAGATATTGTTTATCTAGATGTAGAAAATTCTATAATAGGAGAAAAAATAAAAGAAGGAGATCTATTTGGAACAATAGAAGCGGTAAAAACTGTTTCAGATTTGTTTATGCCTGTTTCAGGTTGCATCCTTTCAATTAATAAAAAATTGTTATTACAACCAGAACTTATCAATAAAAGTTATTATGACGAAGGATGGATTATACAAATAGAAATCTCAGATATAGAAGAATATAATAGATTGATGTCTTTGGAAGAATACAAAAAATATATACAAGAACCTAATTAATTAGAAATTAGAATTTTTATTATGAATAAAAATGATTTTTTTGATTTTCTTAATAATAAAAAAATTGCAGAAAAAATAATTGATTTTAATCATAATAATATTACGACTGTTCGTTTTTTAATTCCTTCCATTCATTGTAGTTCTTGTGTTTTTGTTTTGGAAAGTTTATCTAAGTTTCATAAAAATATTCTAGAATCTACTGTTGATTTTTCCAGTAAACAAATTTGGATAACATTCAATAATGTTGAATTGAAATTAAGTCATTTAGCTAGAATTCTTGATAAGATGGGGTATAGACCTTCTATTAATTTTGAATCAATAGAAAAAAGGGGAAAGAACACATTTGATAGGAAATTAATAGGAAAATTAGCTGTTTCCTTTTTTTGTTTTGGAAATATAATGCTTTTGTCTATTCCAGAATATGTTGGTGCTTATCAAGATACATGGTTCTTGGAAAATAGGAACTTTTTTCGTTATTTAATGTTATTTTTATCTTTACCTGTTGTAATATTTTCTTTTTCAGATCATATAAAATATGCATTTTTGGGATTAAAGAAACATGTTCTGAATATAGATGTTCCTATTTCCATTGGAATATTGGTTCTTTTTTTATGGAGTTGTTATGAAATTTTTTTTGATTTAGGTTCTGGATATTTTGATAGTATTTCTAGTTTTTCTTTATTTCTACTTGTGAGTAGAATATTTCAAATTTATACTCATAATAAGATTCTTTCTTTTGAAAAAAATTATAAATCTTTTTATCCAGTTTTAATAACAAAAATACACGAAAATAAAAAAGAAGAAAAAATTTTACTTTCTTCTTTAAAAAAAGGAGACACTATTCTAATTAGAAATGAAGAGATTATTCCTTCCGATTCTATCCTAATGAAAGGAAACGCAGTATTGGATAATAGTTTTATTACAGGTGAATCTTATTTAATAAATAGGAAAATAGGAGATAGGATCTATGCTGGTTCTAAACAAAGAGGAGAAGCTATTTTTCTAAAAGTGATTAAAAATGTGGATCACAGTTATTTGAGTTTATTGTGGAACAAAAATAAATTTAACAATCATAAAAAATTATTTTACTTAAACTCAATATCCACTAAATTTAGTCAGTATTTTACTCCTATCATTTTAATGATTTCTATAATAACTGGAATATATTGGTTTTTAAATAATGATATATCAAAAACATTTCAGACTACTTTTTCAGTTTTAATCATCACTTGCCCTTGTGCTTTGGTTCTTTCTACTCCATTGATATTTGGAAATATAATACGTTTTTTTTCTAAAAAAAGTTTTTATATCAGAGATATTTTCACAATGGAAAGGATTTCTACAATCAAGACTTTAATTTTTGATAAAACAGGAACTATAACTGATCCAAATAAAGAAAAGATATTTTTTATAGGAAATATAAAATATGAGGAAAAAAAGATCATAGCTTCTTTATTAAAAAATTCTAGGCATCCTTTAAGTCAAAGAATATTATCAGAGTTATCTATAAGAGATTTTTATTCCATAAAGAAATTTAAAGAAGTAATGGGACAAGGATTAGAAGGGATCATAAAAAATATACCGATTAAAATAGGGTCTAGAAAATATTTAGGAATTTCAACAAAAATAAATGATAAAAATAAAACAACAGTCTTTATTTCTATAAATGAAAAATTTGTAGGTTACTTTTTATTTAGAAATTATTATAGAAAAGGAATAAAGAATATTTTTCAAAAATTGAAAGAGTATAAAATAATTATCCTTTCTGGAGATCAGAACGAATTAGAAAAAAAATACTTGAAATCTATCTTGCCAAAATCTGGTGAAGTATTTTTTAATCAGAGTCCAGAAAATAAACTAAATTATGTTAAGAGATTACAAAAAAAAGGAGAGAAAATAATGATGTTTGGAGATGGAATTAATGATTGTGCAGCTCTAAGTCAAAGTGAAGTAGGGGTTTCTGTTTCTGAAAATCCAACTAACTTTTTTCCAAGTTGTGATGCTTTTTTGCAATCTAATTGTTTGAATAAAATTTTCTTATTTTTGAAAATATCCAGAATTTCTAGGAAATTAGTGATTGTCAATTTTATGATTAGCTTACTTTATAATGTTGTAGGTATTTTTTTTGCTGTTACCGGTAATTTAAAGCCTATTATAGCCGCTATTCTGATGCCTTTAAGTTCTTTTTCTGTTATTTTTTTTTCTATTATATCTACTTGGCTAATTTCAAGAAAATTTATTTTTTAAAAAATTCTGAAATTTTTATTATGGACATATTAATTATTATGATATTATCTAGTATTTCTTTAGGAGCGTTTTTTCTCATATTTTTTTTAATTGGTCTTTATTCTGGACAATTTGATGATTATGAATCTCCTAGAATTAGAATCTTAATTGATGATATTGAAAAAAATTAATTAATAATGATTTTATAATGAAATTAATAAATGCATCATATTATTACAATAATCGTATTGTAAAAGCTTTTTTATATGCTACGATGTTTTGGGCTTTTATTGGATTTTTAGCTGGATTGTTTATAGCCTTGTTATTATTTTATCCTGAAATTCCTGAATCTATTTTTGGGAACAGACTTAAGGATTCTCAAGGAATCATAGGGTTTGGAAGATGGAGAATGTTGCATACTAGTACTGCTGTTTTTGCTTTTGTGGGGAATATAATTTTTACAGGCTATTATTATTCTTTACAACGTTTATTAAAGACTAGAATTTTTAGTGATGTTCTTAGTTGGATTCATTTTTGGGGATGGCAAATATTTATTATTTCTACTTGGATTACTTTTTTATTAGGAATAAACACTAGTAAAGAGTATGCTGAGCATGAATGGCCTATAGATATAGGAGTTTTTTTAATTTGGATTGTTTATGGAATTAATATGATAGGGACTATTTTAAAAAGAAGAATAAAACATTTGTATGTTAGCATTTGGTTTTTATTAGGGACATGGGTTGCTGTAGCTATGTTACATTTATTTAATAATCTAGAGTTGCCTATATCTCTTTTATCTTTTAAAAGTTATTCCATATATGCTGGAGTACAAGACGCTTTAATGCAATGGTGGTATGGTCATAATGCTGTTGCATTTATTTTGACCACCCCTATATTGGGATTAATGTATTATTTTGTTCCGAAAGCATCCAATCAACCTATTTTTTCTTATAAACTTTCTATTATTCATTTTTGGTCCTTAATATTTGTATATATATGGGCAGGACCTCATCATTTAATGTATACATCGCTTCCTAATTGGGCTCAAATGTTAGGAACTATTTTTTCAATAATGTTAATTGCTCCTTCATGGGGTGGAATGTTGAATGGATTACTTACACTAAGAGGAGATTGGAATCAAGTAAAAAAAAATCCTATTTTGAAATTTTTTGTGGTGGGAATTACTTGTTATGGAATGGCAACCTTTGAAGGGCCTATGCTTGCTACTAAAACTTTGAATTCTATTGGACATTTCACAGATTGGGTAATAGCTCATGTCCATTTAGGAACTTTAGGATGGAATGGTTTTATGGCTTTTGGAGTTATATATTGGTTAACACAGAAGATATGGAATACTAAATTATATTCTATATCATTGGCTAATATTCATTTTTGGTTAGGTGTTTTAGGAATCGTATTGTATATTTTTCCTATGTATTTTGGTGCAATATTACAATCTATGATGTGGAAGAAGTTTAACCCTGATGGAACTTTAGCTTATAAAAATTTTTTAGATTCAGTGTTATCTATTATTCCATTTTATAAAATTAGATTTATAGGTGGAATAATTTACTTTTTGGGTTTTGTTTTAATGATTTATAATGTTTTTAAAACAATAAAAAAAGGTTATTCAATTGATAATGAAAAATTTAAATGTGATCCATTTTATGGAAAAATAAAAGAAAAAAATGAAAAATTTCACAGTTGGTTAGAAAAAAAACCAATACAATTAACAATTCTTTCTTTTATAGCAGTGGCCATTGGAGGTTTTATAGAAATAATTCCTACTTTAGTGATTAAATCTAATATTCCTACTATTCATAATGTAAAACCTTATAAAGCTCTTGAATTAGAAGGTAGAGATTTATTTGTTAGAGAAGGATGTAATTCCTGTCACAGTGCTCAAGTCCGTCCATTTAGAGATGAAGTGGTTCGTTATGGAGAATATTCTAAAGCCGGAGAATTTGTATATGATCATCCATTTCTTTGGGGATCTAAACGAACAGGTCCAGACTTGGCTAGAGAAGGAGGGAAAAACCCTAATTCTTGGCATTATAATCATATGTTCAATCCTAGATCAACTTCTCCTGGATCTATTATGCCAAGATATCCCTGGCTAATTTATAATAAGTTAGACAG
This genomic window from Blattabacterium cuenoti contains:
- the trpF gene encoding phosphoribosylanthranilate isomerase — translated: MMKHKSLKIKICGMKFHIQKISDLLPDFMGFIFYPNSPRFVGFDFFIPKLKKEILKIGVFVNESEKNVLEMSKKNKLDFIQLHGTESPFYCEKLFKKRLKLIKAFRIDDFFSFKNMVNYIPFCTYFLFDNNTINYGGSGKKFCWEKLYEYNFEIPFFLSGGIGIKDFDKIKNFSHSKMFAIDVNSQFEFFPGKKDSIALNSFIKKIREL
- the trpC gene encoding indole-3-glycerol phosphate synthase TrpC, which gives rise to MNILEKIVSVKQKEVFNNRILRPIKELENSFFFKRKNFSLVKSLKKSKTGIIAEFKSKSPSKGVINNIVSIEKVVKDYELSGVSGISILTDKNFFSGKNEDLKKSRSIVSIPILRKDFIIDEYQIIESKSIGADVILLIAGILSRSQIKNFSKIAKSIDLEVIIEIHNEFEIDKITDELDIVGINNRDLKTFIVDYDNCLKLSSKIPDNYIKIAESGINNRNIILELRKQGFEGFLIGEYFMKRKDPGKICRNFIKSLFEIIS
- the trpD gene encoding anthranilate phosphoribosyltransferase; translation: MKEILENLFLEKTLTKQESKNLILELSKGKINKTQAVAITTIYNMRTPTLEEIVGFRQALMELCIKVNLTEFNAVDIVGTGGDKKNTFNISTLACFIVAGAGEKVIKHGSFSSSSITGSSSILKELGYHFTNKEDNLKNQLDKVGFCYLHAPIFHPALNIISETRKELGIRTIFNTLGPIINPGEPKSQLLGVSNLELARIYYYMYQNTKNNYAIIHSLDGYDEITLTSGMKCYTPKGEKFYSIEELGIGKKNKIKVNPDELKGGKNTEENIRIFISILSGEGTLAQNEVVLINATFALGLINQDSLENNYDKAKRSLKSGKAKNILKKLLSL
- a CDS encoding anthranilate synthase component II, which encodes MNKILILDNYDSFTYNLVHAVKKLTKNPVQVYRNNEIKLSDIEKYNKIILSPGPGIPDEAHILKPLVKTFASTKSILGVCLGQQAIGEVFGAKLLNTKEVYHGIASSIKIVDPKEILFQKLPREIKVGRYHSWIISPHNFPEELKITAIGDKGEIMALRHKFYDIRGVQFHPESILTPYGEKIISNWLKMK
- a CDS encoding anthranilate synthase component I family protein; this translates as MFKFNFRTIQKKILADSTTPIELYLKLRDSFPNTLLLESSDYQITKNNSSILCINPVSEFILDKNVLRISYPNDVHKHIFINDRLDIQILIEEFFKRFESENTSFSYSGLYGYISYDSIQYFENIRFHAPIKEIYHLPQIRFSFYRNLIVFRHFHNEIYLIEHQFINNDKKTYINQLVELIKKKNFPDFPFKSVGNRSSNVTDIEYKKMVSQGIKACLRGDVFQIVLSRQFQQKFTGDEFNVYRALRFINPSPYLFYFDYGSYKLFGSSPESQLIINNQIAYINPIAGTIRRSGNKEKDKKLSENLSNNPKENAEHVMLVDLARNDLSKNSSNVKVEGFKEIQVFSHVLHMVSKVSGKLEENISIIKVFGDTFPAGTLSGAPKYKAMELIDKMENQHRGIYGGAIGFFGLNNSCMNTAIVIRSFVSKNNTLFFQAGAGIVSDSKEEKELEEVNNKLMALFKAIELAKNI
- a CDS encoding putative porin, giving the protein MKIFIFVCFLFIFSYSIEGIERKIWNQNEDSVNTEKEKNYVDVYLPTSQDYRFWTEENNFKKTLLNIESFSIEKYYSHNFFKHDDFGFFYNRGKEKNLLIPNRNFTQKNLYHSQKILLFKDPFFSREKVQYFDVKTPLSEIFYESNLFQERGLGGFFSQSPNEKMNYSMEYRALNFKDKLDFERNQNFLLTTFSFQDQYDYYYKLWGHYIFQNFFLKEREEVFKWNNIKNYKNVFLDQKKFVHNRFYISFIQKIFPNKLFFFKTYMEYEKYSKSHYFSEQKNKINHFYLKNSFFLMFKKNKFEIEVGSIFDKIYYQLFLINDYNNKMIPKNKYINNLSIETKINYPINNFLKFYSHTKWIMEYNNLKKTYFQMDMKFNTLLFSKFDFSSKIHISDNKGVSSDFIHLYILKKNEDCYNNQRSNMLVFDKEKTMDFSLFYKDNFHVSFYISKLDHSFLDEKKEMEKFLYRKDIQSYGLKIKTTQNIWKFQFNNLFLYQKYNSDPLIFSIPNFLSRSTISYQDNYFNKALSIKTGVSVHYFSNFYYQKIYYPFDVSLFPSEKECYPYKIGGNPFMNYFLNLKIYRTIFYLSIQNIGVHSIYSPLNKKELFIRTGFSWTLFT
- a CDS encoding glycoside hydrolase family 73 protein, translating into MKKFFYFILLFLMPLFSSFSKDSSFSKERKEIERVIEYIKKYAVFAVEEMEKFGIPASIKLGQGILESSSGNSHLSKATNNHFGIKCGKNWMGDIYYHNDDLPKECFRKYNSVRESFQDHSKFLQHPRYSKLFLLKKNDYQSWATELKQAGYATSLNYADLLINQIEKYLLWKFDEENSCGIEKRINLYLTSIMQNNQKNDSFFKKKIHFLYKIFLFIKKKLNCTKTSLNN
- the gcvH gene encoding glycine cleavage system protein GcvH, with translation MNPNNLRYSKNHEWIGLDSQKNRKAYIGITHFAQNELGDIVYLDVENSIIGEKIKEGDLFGTIEAVKTVSDLFMPVSGCILSINKKLLLQPELINKSYYDEGWIIQIEISDIEEYNRLMSLEEYKKYIQEPN
- a CDS encoding heavy metal translocating P-type ATPase, whose translation is MNKNDFFDFLNNKKIAEKIIDFNHNNITTVRFLIPSIHCSSCVFVLESLSKFHKNILESTVDFSSKQIWITFNNVELKLSHLARILDKMGYRPSINFESIEKRGKNTFDRKLIGKLAVSFFCFGNIMLLSIPEYVGAYQDTWFLENRNFFRYLMLFLSLPVVIFSFSDHIKYAFLGLKKHVLNIDVPISIGILVLFLWSCYEIFFDLGSGYFDSISSFSLFLLVSRIFQIYTHNKILSFEKNYKSFYPVLITKIHENKKEEKILLSSLKKGDTILIRNEEIIPSDSILMKGNAVLDNSFITGESYLINRKIGDRIYAGSKQRGEAIFLKVIKNVDHSYLSLLWNKNKFNNHKKLFYLNSISTKFSQYFTPIILMISIITGIYWFLNNDISKTFQTTFSVLIITCPCALVLSTPLIFGNIIRFFSKKSFYIRDIFTMERISTIKTLIFDKTGTITDPNKEKIFFIGNIKYEEKKIIASLLKNSRHPLSQRILSELSIRDFYSIKKFKEVMGQGLEGIIKNIPIKIGSRKYLGISTKINDKNKTTVFISINEKFVGYFLFRNYYRKGIKNIFQKLKEYKIIILSGDQNELEKKYLKSILPKSGEVFFNQSPENKLNYVKRLQKKGEKIMMFGDGINDCAALSQSEVGVSVSENPTNFFPSCDAFLQSNCLNKIFLFLKISRISRKLVIVNFMISLLYNVVGIFFAVTGNLKPIIAAILMPLSSFSVIFFSIISTWLISRKFIF
- the ccoS gene encoding cbb3-type cytochrome oxidase assembly protein CcoS translates to MDILIIMILSSISLGAFFLIFFLIGLYSGQFDDYESPRIRILIDDIEKN